From the genome of Malus sylvestris chromosome 13, drMalSylv7.2, whole genome shotgun sequence:
GTGGATTACACCAACCTTAAAGACAACTATATGGTTCCCTGAATTGACTTACTCGTTGACTTAACATCTGGGAACTAGCTGCTCAGCTTTTTGGATGCATACTTAGGCTATAATCAAATTGCCATGCACGAGAGCCTAACAAGGAGAAAACTGCATTTGTGATCAAGCGAGGCACATTCTACTACAaggtcatgccctttggcctcaagaatgcaggagcaactacCAACGTCTCATAAACACGATGTTCAAGAATTCACCCGAACCTGAAAAACGTAGCAACTCAGCTTAGAAATGCCCTAGAGGCAGGTGAGCACactgtgttggaaatgtgccctaaaagtatccggcatgctttgagcaatgttctgaagatctataattcgacgcacctcagtttcagactggGTAGTGTGgagatctaaatgagacatagtgggagcatgCCACGACAATTCATGGCGTTCTACGGGAATGTTAGCATgcttctccccctaacgacgggaagactgtctcatcaaagtgacaatccgcaaaacgtgcggtaaagagatctcctgtcaagggttctaagtagcgaacaattgatggcgaatcataaccaacatagattcccatttttctttgaggacccattttggtacatagcggcggcgctattggcacataaatggctCACCCAAACACCCGTAAATGAGAGACGTCAGGCTCGTATCCAGTGACcaactgtaacggtgaatgTGGTTGGGTAGCGGTAGGCCttaggcggaccaacatagttGCATGCAATATTGTATAGCCCCAGGCAGATACTGGCAGTTTGGTTCGCATAACCAAAGTctgagctatcaattgaaggcgCATTATGAAAGCTTTTACCAGGCCGTTttaggtgtgaacatggggtacaggatgttccaCATTTatccctactgacatgcaataattgtcaaaagtctgtgacataaactctctagcattatccaatcaaatCGACTttatcggataatcagggtggtgagcccttagcttaatgatttgagctaggagtttagcaaacACGACGTTGCGagtggacaacaagcaaacatgtgaccatcttgtcgatgcatcaaccaacaccataaagtatctaaatgatCCGCAGGTTGGTTGGattggtccacaaatgtccccttgaatcctctgaagaaatttaggggggtcgtgaataatctttgtatatgagggttgagtattcaacttccctaaaaAACACACTTTGCATGATGGGAGTCCAACATAGGGATGTAActtatgcccgtgtgaagatttgaggatacggcgcatcatgtCACATCCAAGATGTCCTAAACGAtcatgggttgtactagcctcgcttgtTGTCGACGTAAAGCAAGGCTATATGTCaaaaaagtgatcttcaggtcaataattttggattcattattgaatcgttaatgtccaaaagtaatctttaggtcaataattttggattcattatcagattaatggactgcaggtcacttttaattaattcaataaatggAGCCATAcggggtcgattgtagaagcaaaataatattaacatactggttaaattattttaaaatgctaaaataatagcaTTTGGTCAAAAAATATGCCCCAGAAAATAATTTGGGCATGGGTGGGTGTCTTAAGCATAAGACACGGCACAAGAGATTAAGGGGTGGGCTACAGGCCACACAGGGAGGGTGAGAAACCCTCAGCCGAAGCTGGGTTTCATATATGGGCCAAGGGGGAGCCACGGTGCAGGTCCAGCAAGGTTGGCTTGTTTGTTGTTGCACAGAGAAGCCCAGCCGCAAGGCTAGCGTCACTGTGCAGGCCGCAGGGACCAATGCCCAATCATGTGGGCTGGTTGCATGGCTACGGACCATGGTGCAGGGATGAAAGCTGCAGATCCATCCATTAGGACCCCAGGCCGAGGCCTGGTATCAATTTTGCATAATGATGGTGCTGTGGTATGTTGCACCATGTCCTgattccccttttttttttgtcaaatcctttagggtttaggaaaaccCTAAACgtgcttctaatttaattttatgctttgactcacaaattccacataacaatttaattgtgcgatgcatgaaataaataaataaattgacaaatatatgaacatatataatatatatatcgaaaggaaaatataaacatagagggaTTCATCCATCATGggaaatgttttcatgcttcatggacgttgcaaatatcttcttttattttaatcgTACCTGATTAGCAGCAaacgaataagcctttgaatttgatgGATGATAGCCTCCTCCAACGATGCGTCAATTCCTTAGCTTCTAgtaagagcgtgctgataatgtgttgtaggcctatttgattgagcgatctagggttagagagagagaggggtgcggcaagctttagggagaagagagatttatttaattgtgaggtgtgtttgatttaccccattgtgcctttatttatagtagtaggaagggtaaaacctttctctttaggattacaacatttaataggtaatctagtcataataggaatataagatacaatCCCATattccctaggatttacacaatcacattcctattctaaatatgactgcaacagtatagatgaaattaataatttttaataaatttagggacttattttatagaaaaataatttagCGACCTAATTTTCACAGGTGATAATGAGAAACTAAATTGGCACTTCACTCTTTTCTTAGTATGCATATCTATATATCTTTTCAtctattaattatttattaattttattgaattcaaaatgagataaaaatgtctagtggtattcctctccatttgtaagtgagagattttaggttcattctttccaaatgtgaatttgaaccacattattgctagcatatTATAAGGTTAAGCCCAACTCTGCCCCTTAGTATAGGTAATATCAAttgtttcaaaaaataaaaaataaaaaataaaataaaaaaagttgaagaaaagaaaaatgatttgtTGTAATCACTTccctaaataaaaaaacaaacatttggcGGACCCCAACTCTCAGGCTTCTGTGGTGCTCTCCACTCTCCACATTACTGAGGTTGCCCCTTTTTACTCAGCAACCAACCCTAATTCCCAATTAGGTGTTCCGTATTCCTAATTCCCAATATTCTGGGTTGGTTCAATATTGTGGGTTGGTTGGTTCCAAGTGAAGTGATTTGACCTGAACAAGAAGAAGTTGCATGGTGAGGGACATGAGATGGCTTTCTTCTTTAGCTTCTAGGGCACATGCTGCTGTTGCACTCCGAATCCTCCCCCTCCCCGACCAAGCCCCCTACAGTCTCAGTCAAATTCAGACAGAAAATGCTTCATTTGAAAACAAACCCAGAATTAGAAAAGCTTCTGCTTCTCGCAACATTCGATTTGGCGCTTCCCGTCCTCCCAAACCTAAAGGTAATTCTTCTTGTACGCCCAATCCTAATCCTAATTTGGTTTCCATTTCAAACATTCCCATTTCAGCTGGTAATGCCCATCACAACCATAAACCAATTGATCACTCATACATTGTCCAAATTCTTTCACGGAAGGACTGGTTTTTATTGCTCGCCCACGAGTTGAAGGCCCAGAGGATCGTTTTGAATCCTCAGTTTGTTGCTAGTGTCTTGCAAAACCAAGAAAACCCATCACTCTCTTTGAAGTTTTACTTATGGGTTTCGAGTATCGACCCCTTGTTGTCAAAGAATCAATCCGTTCGCGGTATCTTAGCCAACACCCTTTACCGGAGAGGCCCCGTTGTGTTGTCTGTTGAATTGCTAAATGATATTAAGAATTCTGGTTTAATGGTCCCTGAAGACTTGCTTTGCATATTGATCGGCAGTTGGGGGAGGTTGGGTTTGTCAAAATATTGTGCTGAGGTTTCTGGGCAAATTTCATTTTTGGGTCTCCGTCTTAGCACAAGGTTGTATAATGCCGTGATCAATGCGTTGGTCAAGTCCAATTCACTTGACTTGGCTTATTTGAAATTCCAACAGATGCCAGCAGATAACTGTGGTCCCGATAGATTCACTTACAATATCCTCATTTATGGAGTCTGCAAGATTGGTATTGTGGATGAGGCACTTCGCTTAGTTAAACAAATGGAGGGCTTGGGATATTTTCCCAATGTTTGGACGTATACAATCCTCATTGATGGGTTTTGTAATACAAAGAGGGTTGGCGAAGCCTTCTGGGTTTTGGAGATAATGAGGGAGACGAATGTGACTCCTAATGAAGCTACTATCAGATCATTAGTTCATGGTGTGTTTCGTTCCACGGCCCccagtgaagcttttgagttgtTATTGAGTTTTGTTGAAAGGGAGTCTGTATTGTTCAAGGTCGCCTGTGATACCGTACTGTATTGCCTTTCGAATCGTTGTATGGCAAAAGAGATTGTTTCGTTTTTGAAGAAGAGTGATGCAAAAGGTTATTTGCCTGAGAGTTCAACATTCAACATCATAATGGTTTGTTTGATAAAGGAATTAGCTCCTTTTCGGAATCAGAACGAGGTTCATGATATATTTCAAAGTTTTATACGGCGTGGTGTGAAACCGGGATTTAGCACTTATCTTGCATTGATTGAAGCCATGTACAAGGCAGGAAAAGCTGGTCACGGGAATCAAATCTTTGATCAAATGATCAAAGAGGGACTTGTATCAGATGTCTTCTCATATAACATGGTAATTGATTGCTTATGCAAAGCCCAAATGTTGGACAGGGCATCAAAGGTTTTTGAAGATATGCAGTGCAAAGGTATCCCTCCTAACCTTGTTACTTTCAATACACTTCTTACCGGATATAGCAAGGCTGGAGAAGTAGGTAAGGCACATGAACTATTGGCAATGCTCTTGGAACAGGGGATTAAACCCGATAAGTTCACTTTTAGTTCACTAATTGATGGCCTTTGTCGGGCGAATCGGATAGATGATGCTTTTGACTGTTTTGCTGAGATGGTTAGGTGGAGGGTCACTCCAAATTCCATCACATACAACATACTGATACGCTCTCTGTGTTTCGTTGGAGATATTTCTAGAGCGGTGAGAGCAATGAAGAAAATGCAGGCAAATGGAATAAAACCAGATGCTTACTCGTTTAATGCTCTTATTCAAGGTCTTTGTAGGATGAACAAGGTTGAGAAAGCTGAGGAACTTTTTCTTGCCATGTTGACATTAGGTTTGAATCCTGACGATTACACATGCAGTGCTTTTATCAAGGCATTGTGCGATTCAGGAAAACTTGATGCAGCAAAGGAGATATTGCTCTCTATGGAAGCATCTGGTTGTTTTCCGGATTCTTCTATTTGTAACAAGATTTTAGATTCGCTGGTCCAGAGTGGCCATGTTGAAGAGGCCTGTAATATAGTAAAGAGTTTTAACAGGAGGAAATAAATTTCACAGGATTTGGGCTATCACCTGTCTGCATGTTGATGTGTTCGCTCAAAAGACAGGTCAATCAGTAGCACACGAGGTGATGATTCACGGGATGCACTTCTGGGTGAACTGCGTGTTGATGTGTTGGCTCAGAAGACAGGTCGATCAGTAGCACACGAGGGTGATGATTTGTGGGATGCACTTCTGGATGAACTGCATCCTGGGTATGTATGCGCAGAATTGTCGTCCATATTAGTCTCAATTTCAAGTTCCATGAATGAGGCAAACTCGTTGACACGTTATCCTAAAATCAATTTGTTATTATTCTTTGTAACTTGAATTATGATAACATGATCTACTTTCTTTGATATCGTTTCACCAGTATTTCAAGTAAAGGTGAAGGGAGCTGGAAAGTCGGTCGAAGTAAGATTTTATGCCTGTCAATTGTCATCCATTGAAGGAGGTGCTAGTAGAGATGCAAAGACAATTGATGCAGCAGCAGGACGGAGCAAATAATAGTTGACAGGCCAAGCCAAAATATACGTCCAACAACTTACTGTGTCATCTCCCTTTGAGCACGGAACCTAACATGTGACATTCCGTCCCgagatttattatattttattctcaACATCAATGAAATTCCTAAAATACCCATGAGATGCCATGTAGACCTTTCATGTGGACTTCAATTTTCCTTTTAACTTTTTCACTCTTATTTTACTATTTCCAAATAACACTTATTTTTACGAACACGTGGTCACAATACTCAATtcagagttataacgaagaagttatgatCGAAACAGTGTAAATTTACATGAGATAAATTCAAATTCTAAAAGTTGACCTTGTGCAGTGTGCATCACTGCTTTGTCTGGCCTGGGAAAACAAAAAATCAGCCTTAAAAAAGGCTTAATGATAAGGGTTGGTCATGCAAGTTGcattaaacaaataattattttgggttttaaaaacCCACACTTGTTCCATCAGGCATattctcatcattttctttctttttggctGGTTCCCTCACATCTCTCTAGCTCTCTCATGCCTCACTTCCTCTCTTTTTCTCGAGAAATGTTTCCAAGTATCAAGCTCATTTATTGACCTGGAGTTCCACCAATCATTATATCACATATGTATACATTTTTGATACCAGCCCAtgttcaaagtataaaatatatatatatatatatatatatattgaagttTGGGCCCCCTAGTCTCTCCTTCCTCgtatcctctctctcccttcttcggGAAACTGAAAGGCTTTTTTACTAATACAACTACAACCTTTTCTCTTCCCCACCTTCACCATCTCTATGCACACCGGCAACCAACCAATCTCCGACCAAAATCGTCACTACCACCTACATCCAAACGTCCAGCCCTACCACCGCCAAGATCACCCACTTGATGTTTGATGTTGTCCACCCACAACCACATCACACCCACCCGAAACTCCAGTCTTTATCGCCCAACTAAAATACGAATATGgtaccatcttcttcttctctaggATGCCCAACTCAAATATGATTTAGAAAGAGATAATTAGTGGGGCCCATGACctattatgttttatttttaattctttaagCGGTGGGTAGGAGTTGTAATGTGTACAAGTGTGATATCATGATTGGTGGAATCAACAAATGAGCCAGGTACCtggatctctctctctatgtcaGTTCACTCAACCATAATTGTCATCATTACTCTCACACACAATGGCGGATCCAGAATTTTAAACTCAAGGGTCCCAATAACAAAGGTAACAAAATTTATAGAttaaaataacatttaaaagttaaattatAGTACATTTTATTGATGAATCATACATAAAACAACATTACAAGCTATAAAATCTAATTCAAGCATCTACGATGAAGTTTCATAGTCTAAAAATGTTCCATTTGCAAATATACTCTTTGAACCTCAACTAGCATATGAGGAGGATAATCCTTCATTTGAATTGTTTTTCCAGGGTCTCTCTCAAGCTTATTCAAATTAATCACACTCATTTTGTCTTGAACTTGAACTACCCAAACAAATAGATCGTGCTATTGGTTTTGGCTTGAAAAATCTTTCCATATTTCTTATCTATAcactacatattaataaaaaaacacaaaatcatATACCAATTaatcaataaacaaaattcCAATAATTAAATGAgtatacaaaaataaaacatatcaataattgtcacagcccgtcccaaattaTTACTATCGACGATGTAAAATGACGGTTTCATCCTTGAACGTTGAAATTGTAGTGTGTGTGTTATGCTTTGGGACTTAGATGTTATTTTCTTTGGttggttggtgacccacgtggaacacacatacacacttttactctctctctctctctccttcccgtgcactctctctctctcctccctttcGATTTTCTCCTGTTTCCGTCAACATTTTACGGACGAGCGTCAAGTTCACCATTCACGCACGGATCAACATTAAAAAGGTAAGGTTCTTGTTCCCTACAAGCTCCTGAGTCCATTCGTACCATTTTTAGGACCTGAAAACCTCAAAAACCCTGAGAACTCTAACCTCCGATTTGgtgcattgttcatgcacacgtaaatatGAAGGTTTCAGTGGATTTTAAGCTCACAAGGAGCTTTAGAAGGCcctcacgaagctcggagaagaaaaaccaagcgatttggacgtcgggatcgtcagtttcaagtttggccggttttccTCAAATTTCTCCAGCGAGATTCCGTGATCTTTGGGGCTT
Proteins encoded in this window:
- the LOC126597735 gene encoding putative pentatricopeptide repeat-containing protein At3g16890, mitochondrial, which produces MVRDMRWLSSLASRAHAAVALRILPLPDQAPYSLSQIQTENASFENKPRIRKASASRNIRFGASRPPKPKGNSSCTPNPNPNLVSISNIPISAGNAHHNHKPIDHSYIVQILSRKDWFLLLAHELKAQRIVLNPQFVASVLQNQENPSLSLKFYLWVSSIDPLLSKNQSVRGILANTLYRRGPVVLSVELLNDIKNSGLMVPEDLLCILIGSWGRLGLSKYCAEVSGQISFLGLRLSTRLYNAVINALVKSNSLDLAYLKFQQMPADNCGPDRFTYNILIYGVCKIGIVDEALRLVKQMEGLGYFPNVWTYTILIDGFCNTKRVGEAFWVLEIMRETNVTPNEATIRSLVHGVFRSTAPSEAFELLLSFVERESVLFKVACDTVLYCLSNRCMAKEIVSFLKKSDAKGYLPESSTFNIIMVCLIKELAPFRNQNEVHDIFQSFIRRGVKPGFSTYLALIEAMYKAGKAGHGNQIFDQMIKEGLVSDVFSYNMVIDCLCKAQMLDRASKVFEDMQCKGIPPNLVTFNTLLTGYSKAGEVGKAHELLAMLLEQGIKPDKFTFSSLIDGLCRANRIDDAFDCFAEMVRWRVTPNSITYNILIRSLCFVGDISRAVRAMKKMQANGIKPDAYSFNALIQGLCRMNKVEKAEELFLAMLTLGLNPDDYTCSAFIKALCDSGKLDAAKEILLSMEASGCFPDSSICNKILDSLVQSGHVEEACNIVKSFNRRK